The Paenibacillus sp. RUD330 genome has a segment encoding these proteins:
- a CDS encoding phosphotransferase translates to MKENWERGETPPEPEPHIIRELAAAALPELRHCTLQRTGAGLSNLVYRLDSGERSYALRIYRQDDVVARKEASISRLLAGSLPVPRLLASDWSGSLYPAPWAVMEWMPGALLADELRSCSIEAESEWHHAAGHTLAAVHDIRFREAGFLDGELAVSEPLALNGEGWRGFIAHCLETGAGSLLGTDMTRRLEQFGFSFSPLLDLHAMQPVLVHSDYNALNVLGVRTDGRRELSAVLDWEFAYAGSAMADIGNWLRYEPCGSAAEEAFAAGYRSGGGFLPERWRELSLLEDMVALCDLLSRSGEHAPIRTADLRRLIGFTMDRAEEGRHAVI, encoded by the coding sequence ATGAAGGAAAATTGGGAAAGAGGAGAAACGCCGCCCGAGCCGGAGCCGCACATCATCCGCGAGCTTGCTGCAGCCGCCTTGCCGGAGCTGCGGCATTGCACGCTTCAGCGCACCGGAGCCGGGCTCAGCAACCTGGTATACAGACTGGATTCGGGGGAGCGTTCCTACGCCCTGAGAATTTACAGGCAGGATGATGTCGTCGCGCGCAAGGAAGCGTCCATCTCCCGCTTGCTCGCCGGAAGCCTTCCGGTGCCGCGCCTCCTGGCCTCCGACTGGAGCGGCTCGCTCTACCCCGCTCCTTGGGCGGTCATGGAATGGATGCCCGGCGCGCTGCTCGCGGACGAGCTCCGCTCCTGCAGCATCGAGGCCGAGTCGGAATGGCATCATGCAGCCGGGCATACGCTGGCCGCCGTCCACGACATCCGGTTCCGGGAAGCCGGCTTCCTGGACGGGGAGCTTGCGGTCAGCGAGCCGCTCGCCTTGAACGGAGAGGGCTGGCGAGGATTCATCGCGCATTGCCTGGAGACGGGAGCAGGAAGCCTGCTGGGGACGGACATGACGCGGAGGCTCGAACAGTTCGGCTTCAGCTTCTCGCCTCTTCTCGACCTGCATGCCATGCAGCCCGTGCTCGTCCATTCCGATTACAACGCATTGAACGTGCTTGGCGTCCGGACAGACGGCCGCCGCGAGCTGTCGGCCGTCCTGGACTGGGAATTCGCCTATGCCGGCAGCGCCATGGCGGACATCGGCAACTGGCTCCGATACGAGCCGTGCGGCTCCGCGGCCGAGGAAGCCTTCGCCGCCGGCTACCGGTCAGGCGGAGGCTTCCTGCCGGAGCGGTGGAGAGAGCTGTCGCTGCTGGAGGATATGGTGGCGCTGTGCGACCTGCTGAGCCGCTCCGGGGAGCATGCACCCATCCGCACGGCGGATCTGCGGCGGCTGATCGGCTTCACGATGGACCGGGCCGAAGAAGGGCGGCATGCTGTGATTTAG
- a CDS encoding aldo/keto reductase, with amino-acid sequence MNAYTNRTVALANGVAMPWLGMGVFKVEEGQELVEAVKAAVRLGYRSIDTAAVYANENSVGQGIREALEENGLSREELFVTSKVWNADLGYGETLAAYEASLSKLGLDYLDLYLIHWPVAGKYKAAWRALETLYKDGRVKAIGVSNFHVSHLEDLMKDAEVRPMVDQIELHPLLSQPELRRFAKAEGIQLEAWSPLMQGQLLDHPLLLDIASRHGKSVAQVIIRWDLQHGVVTIPKSTKAERLAENAAVDGFELTPGEMESIDALNENRRVGPDPDNFDF; translated from the coding sequence ATGAACGCATATACGAATCGAACGGTTGCGCTGGCCAACGGGGTCGCCATGCCTTGGCTTGGCATGGGGGTATTCAAGGTCGAGGAGGGGCAGGAGCTTGTCGAGGCGGTCAAGGCCGCCGTGCGCCTAGGTTACCGGAGCATCGATACGGCAGCTGTATACGCCAACGAGAACAGCGTCGGGCAAGGCATCCGGGAAGCGCTGGAGGAGAACGGGCTGTCCCGGGAAGAGCTGTTCGTCACCTCGAAGGTATGGAATGCCGACCTCGGCTATGGGGAGACCCTGGCCGCCTATGAGGCGAGCTTGAGCAAATTAGGGCTGGATTATTTGGATCTGTACCTGATTCATTGGCCCGTTGCCGGGAAATACAAGGCTGCATGGCGGGCTCTCGAGACGCTGTACAAGGACGGCCGTGTGAAGGCGATCGGCGTCAGCAACTTCCATGTCAGCCATCTGGAGGATTTGATGAAGGACGCTGAGGTGCGCCCGATGGTCGATCAGATTGAGCTCCATCCGCTGCTGTCGCAGCCGGAGCTGCGCCGTTTCGCCAAGGCGGAAGGCATCCAGCTGGAAGCCTGGTCGCCGCTGATGCAGGGCCAGCTGCTGGATCACCCGCTGCTGCTGGACATCGCCTCCAGACATGGCAAATCCGTCGCGCAGGTCATTATTCGCTGGGATCTCCAGCATGGCGTCGTCACGATTCCGAAATCGACGAAGGCGGAGAGGCTGGCTGAAAACGCAGCCGTCGACGGCTTCGAGCTGACGCCGGGCGAGATGGAGTCCATCGACGCTCTCAACGAGAACCGCCGCGTCGGCCCGGACCCGGACAACTTCGATTTTTAA
- a CDS encoding MFS transporter: MQSSSRKNTLALLSLAISAFAIGTTEFISVGLLPMISGDLDIPVTMAGLTVTLYALGVMFGAPVLTSLTSSIPRKTLLIAIMLVFIAGNSLAAFSTGFGMLLAARVLSALAHGVFMSIGSTIAADLVPEDRRASAIAAMFTGLTVATVTGVPLGTFIGQQLGWRSAFVGIVAIGIIALAAAWVLVPGQGLRQGERTPLKEQVKLLTSGRLVLAFLITALGYGGTFVVFTYLSPLLHEITGFRESAAALILLLYGIAIAIGNLIGGKAANRRPLPALLAMFTVQAVILLVMMAALPHKTAGLIAVFAMGLFAFMNVPGLQLHVVQLAERYAPKAVDVASAVNIAAFNGGIALGAWLGGMVTDHMGLIHTTWTGAIMVAAAVVLTAWSLLLEKKGSKDEAEAMPAERQTV; the protein is encoded by the coding sequence GTGCAATCAAGTTCTAGAAAAAATACGCTGGCGCTGCTGTCGCTTGCTATCAGCGCCTTTGCCATTGGAACGACGGAGTTCATCAGCGTAGGACTGCTGCCGATGATTTCCGGAGATTTGGACATACCGGTCACGATGGCCGGTTTGACCGTAACGCTGTACGCGCTCGGGGTCATGTTCGGCGCCCCGGTGCTGACATCGCTGACGTCGTCGATTCCCCGCAAGACGCTGCTGATCGCCATCATGCTGGTCTTCATCGCCGGCAACAGCCTGGCCGCCTTCTCGACCGGGTTCGGCATGCTGCTCGCGGCCCGGGTTCTGTCGGCGCTCGCGCATGGCGTGTTCATGTCGATCGGTTCGACGATCGCCGCCGATCTCGTTCCGGAGGACAGGCGCGCCAGCGCGATTGCGGCCATGTTCACGGGCCTCACCGTCGCGACGGTGACGGGAGTTCCGCTCGGAACCTTCATCGGGCAGCAGCTGGGATGGCGTTCCGCTTTCGTCGGCATTGTGGCCATCGGAATCATCGCTCTCGCAGCGGCATGGGTGCTTGTGCCCGGTCAAGGCTTGCGTCAGGGAGAAAGGACGCCGCTGAAGGAACAGGTCAAGCTGCTGACCAGCGGCAGGCTTGTGCTGGCCTTCCTCATCACGGCGCTCGGATATGGAGGAACGTTTGTCGTCTTCACTTATTTATCCCCATTGCTCCACGAGATAACCGGATTCAGGGAATCCGCAGCGGCGCTGATCCTGCTTCTGTACGGTATCGCGATCGCCATCGGAAATCTTATCGGGGGAAAAGCGGCCAACCGCAGGCCGCTGCCGGCCCTGCTCGCCATGTTCACCGTGCAGGCGGTCATTCTGCTCGTCATGATGGCGGCGCTGCCGCATAAGACGGCCGGACTGATCGCGGTGTTCGCGATGGGGCTGTTCGCCTTCATGAACGTGCCGGGACTCCAGCTCCATGTCGTGCAGCTGGCGGAGCGTTACGCTCCGAAGGCGGTCGATGTCGCTTCGGCCGTCAACATCGCCGCATTCAACGGCGGCATCGCGCTGGGAGCTTGGCTTGGCGGCATGGTGACCGACCATATGGGGCTGATCCATACCACGTGGACGGGAGCCATCATGGTGGCGGCCGCAGTCGTCTTGACGGCATGGAGCCTGCTCTTGGAGAAGAAGGGCTCGAAGGATGAAGCGGAAGCGATGCCTGCCGAAAGGCAGACGGTCTGA
- a CDS encoding winged helix-turn-helix transcriptional regulator — protein sequence MKKYNIAVEATLDVIGGKWKTVILCHLTHGKKRTCDFRQLMPNITQKMLTQQLRELEQDGIVNRISYNQVPPKVEYELTDYGQSLQSILTSLCEWGDRHLEKTYGNRFEALEESVLNPR from the coding sequence ATGAAAAAATACAATATCGCGGTCGAAGCCACGCTGGACGTCATCGGAGGCAAATGGAAGACCGTCATCCTGTGCCATCTGACGCATGGAAAGAAGCGGACCTGCGATTTCCGCCAGCTCATGCCGAACATCACGCAGAAGATGCTGACCCAGCAGCTGCGCGAGCTCGAGCAGGACGGCATCGTGAACCGCATCAGCTACAACCAGGTGCCGCCCAAGGTGGAATACGAGCTGACCGACTATGGCCAATCCCTTCAATCCATTTTGACCTCGCTATGCGAATGGGGCGACCGCCATCTGGAGAAGACGTACGGCAACCGGTTCGAGGCGCTGGAGGAAAGCGTCCTGAATCCGCGATGA
- a CDS encoding DUF1273 domain-containing protein translates to MANLLVTGYRAHELNIFSQKHEAIPFIRKAVENRLVPLLEEGLEWIISPGGYGFDLWACEAAIGLKRDYPQLKISIMTAYANPDEKWKEDRKAYYEGILRQVDHHASVSKQPYEGVWQMTARDSLLLRKTDAMLLFYDEEMGEGSPKYFKERALRKQQDEDYPLFTITAESIQSIAEEERLAD, encoded by the coding sequence ATCGCCAATCTGCTCGTGACCGGGTACCGGGCGCATGAGCTGAACATTTTCTCGCAAAAGCACGAAGCGATTCCGTTCATCCGCAAGGCGGTGGAGAACCGCCTCGTACCATTATTGGAGGAAGGATTGGAATGGATCATCTCGCCGGGGGGGTATGGCTTCGATCTGTGGGCCTGCGAGGCCGCGATCGGCCTCAAGCGGGACTACCCGCAGCTCAAGATATCGATCATGACGGCGTACGCCAATCCCGACGAGAAGTGGAAGGAAGACCGCAAAGCCTATTATGAAGGCATTCTGCGGCAGGTCGACCATCATGCCAGCGTCAGCAAGCAGCCCTACGAGGGCGTATGGCAGATGACCGCGCGCGACAGCCTGCTGCTGCGCAAGACCGACGCCATGCTGCTGTTCTACGACGAGGAGATGGGGGAGGGCAGTCCGAAGTATTTCAAGGAACGGGCGCTGCGGAAGCAGCAGGACGAGGATTATCCCCTGTTCACGATTACGGCGGAGAGCATCCAGAGCATCGCGGAGGAAGAGCGGCTGGCGGATTGA
- the rmuC gene encoding DNA recombination protein RmuC has product MNYAILGLQAVILAAVALLYITRPRGRSGTDPSLLRELDRIRDDVRSYTAEHAAQGRQEAAAAARQNREELAASMNAMNRTLMGNMNDMALQQKHLLDSFSERLAELTRVNETKLEMMRSTVEEKLRHLQEDNNRKLEQMRATVDEKLHATLEQRLGESFKLVSDRLELVHQGLGEMKSLASGVGDLRKVLTNVKTRGTLGEIQLGNLLEQTLTVEQYDRNAATRRGSSERVEFAVRIPDKHNPNQIIHLPIDSKFPIEDYQRLLDALDADDHLAAAECSKQLDARIKQEAKSIRDKYIDPPNTTDFGIMFLPVEGLFAEVLRRPGLWEQVQREFRVVIAGPTTLTALLNSLQMGFQTLAIQQRSSEVWQVLGAVKTEFGKFGDLLDKTQKKLQEASNSIDAAAVRSRAIERRLRKVQELPAGEAPDLLLEAASE; this is encoded by the coding sequence ATGAATTATGCCATCCTGGGATTGCAGGCCGTCATTCTGGCTGCTGTCGCGCTGCTCTATATCACACGTCCCAGAGGCCGCTCCGGGACAGACCCGTCGCTGCTGCGGGAGCTGGACCGGATCCGGGACGACGTCCGCAGCTACACGGCGGAGCATGCGGCGCAAGGCCGGCAGGAGGCCGCCGCAGCCGCGCGCCAGAACCGCGAGGAGCTGGCGGCTTCCATGAACGCCATGAACCGCACGCTCATGGGCAACATGAACGACATGGCGCTGCAGCAGAAGCATCTGCTGGACAGCTTCTCCGAGCGTCTCGCGGAGCTGACCCGCGTGAACGAAACGAAGCTTGAGATGATGCGCAGCACCGTGGAGGAGAAGCTCAGGCATCTGCAGGAGGACAACAACCGCAAGCTGGAGCAGATGCGCGCCACGGTCGACGAGAAGCTGCATGCGACGCTGGAGCAGCGGCTGGGCGAATCGTTCAAGCTGGTCAGCGACCGGCTGGAGCTCGTGCATCAGGGACTCGGCGAGATGAAGAGCCTGGCGAGCGGCGTCGGAGACCTGCGCAAGGTGCTGACCAACGTCAAGACGCGGGGCACGCTCGGCGAGATCCAGCTCGGCAACCTGCTGGAGCAGACGCTGACGGTAGAGCAGTACGACCGCAATGCCGCTACGCGCCGGGGCAGCAGCGAGCGGGTGGAATTCGCCGTCCGCATTCCCGACAAGCATAATCCCAATCAGATCATCCATCTGCCGATCGACTCCAAGTTTCCGATCGAGGATTATCAGCGCCTGCTGGACGCCTTGGACGCGGACGACCATCTGGCTGCGGCGGAATGCTCCAAGCAGCTGGACGCGCGCATCAAGCAGGAGGCGAAGTCGATCCGCGACAAATATATCGATCCGCCGAATACGACCGACTTCGGCATCATGTTCCTGCCCGTAGAGGGCCTCTTCGCGGAGGTGCTGCGCCGCCCCGGCCTGTGGGAGCAGGTTCAGCGCGAGTTCCGGGTCGTCATCGCAGGTCCCACGACGCTGACCGCGCTGCTGAACAGCCTTCAGATGGGCTTCCAGACGCTGGCGATCCAGCAGCGCTCGAGCGAGGTGTGGCAGGTGCTCGGCGCCGTGAAGACGGAATTCGGCAAGTTCGGGGATCTGCTCGACAAGACGCAGAAGAAGCTGCAGGAGGCAAGCAACTCCATCGACGCGGCGGCGGTCCGATCCCGCGCGATCGAGCGCAGGCTGCGCAAGGTGCAGGAGCTGCCGGCCGGAGAGGCGCCGGACCTGCTTCTGGAGGCCGCATCGGAATGA
- a CDS encoding N-acetylmuramoyl-L-alanine amidase, producing the protein MRRWLVVLLAALVVAASVPAGPPSAAVAAAAVSYKVATRSLPVLKEPDQKAAVKGYLTQGATVQVTDEQFGWMKVSGQGLTGWAAGHYLVKSASGAGTPGSASSVSLSGAANQKSGVITGSGVRVRSGPGTGYSVVGSVTTGDRVTVLKTSGQWSSVKTPGGLAGWVSSQYISASGTLVSTGGGSGPAAGSAIGSLKGKRIVIDPGHGGNDPGMIGTTHKTEEKDLTLSTSKLLADELRARGASVVLTRTKDSEKPSLPDRVRIAEQASADAFVSIHYNSSPTKASGTLVFYYSKNKDAPLARAVEGPLEGLSLGTNGISFGDYHVLRENSLPSVLLELGFLSNAKDEAEVRTEKYQKEAAAAIAQGFEAYFARKST; encoded by the coding sequence ATGAGAAGATGGCTGGTTGTCCTGCTGGCCGCCCTGGTAGTGGCGGCCAGCGTGCCTGCCGGACCGCCCTCGGCCGCGGTTGCAGCGGCAGCGGTATCGTACAAGGTCGCGACCAGGTCGCTGCCTGTCCTCAAGGAGCCGGATCAGAAAGCAGCCGTCAAAGGGTATCTGACCCAAGGAGCGACGGTTCAGGTTACGGACGAGCAATTCGGCTGGATGAAGGTGAGCGGACAGGGTCTCACCGGATGGGCGGCGGGCCATTACCTGGTCAAGTCGGCCTCCGGCGCCGGAACGCCGGGCTCGGCATCGAGCGTGTCCCTGTCCGGTGCTGCCAACCAGAAGTCGGGTGTCATCACGGGAAGCGGAGTGCGGGTGCGCAGCGGCCCCGGCACCGGGTATTCGGTCGTCGGGAGCGTTACGACCGGCGACCGGGTGACCGTGCTCAAAACCTCCGGGCAATGGAGCAGCGTCAAGACGCCGGGCGGTCTGGCCGGCTGGGTCAGCAGCCAATACATAAGCGCCAGCGGGACTTTGGTGAGCACGGGCGGAGGCAGCGGCCCCGCAGCCGGCAGCGCGATCGGGAGCCTCAAGGGCAAGCGGATCGTCATCGATCCCGGCCATGGCGGCAACGATCCCGGCATGATCGGCACCACGCACAAAACCGAAGAGAAGGATCTTACGCTCAGCACCTCCAAGCTGCTCGCCGACGAGCTTCGGGCGCGAGGCGCGAGCGTGGTCCTGACCCGTACGAAAGACAGCGAGAAGCCGTCGCTCCCGGACCGGGTCCGGATCGCGGAGCAGGCGTCGGCGGACGCCTTTGTCAGCATTCATTACAATTCCTCTCCTACCAAGGCATCCGGCACGCTGGTGTTCTATTATTCCAAGAACAAGGATGCGCCGCTTGCGAGAGCGGTGGAAGGCCCCCTGGAAGGGCTGAGCCTCGGCACGAACGGCATATCGTTCGGAGACTATCATGTGCTGCGGGAGAACAGCCTGCCGTCGGTGCTGCTGGAGCTTGGATTCCTCAGCAACGCCAAGGACGAGGCGGAGGTGCGGACGGAGAAGTATCAAAAGGAAGCCGCTGCCGCGATCGCGCAAGGCTTCGAAGCCTATTTCGCCCGCAAATCAACCTGA
- a CDS encoding sigma-70 family RNA polymerase sigma factor, producing the protein MDKTRMAAAAAKGDETAFIQLMDAERQRMYRIAAAYLQREADIVEAVQETVCRAWLKRRHLRKPEFMTTWLVRILIRVCSDELARRKRMDATGSIHEQLEQDGASGWPDEASEVDSRLDMDEAVRRLDQPYRDVIVLKYREDMTLTEIAGILGKPDGTVKTWLHKALKMLRAALAAAEKGKEETSNGS; encoded by the coding sequence ATGGACAAAACACGAATGGCGGCCGCGGCCGCCAAAGGAGACGAAACGGCATTCATCCAGCTGATGGACGCTGAGCGGCAGCGAATGTACCGGATCGCAGCCGCATACCTCCAGCGGGAAGCCGATATCGTGGAAGCCGTGCAGGAGACGGTATGCCGGGCTTGGCTGAAGCGGCGCCATCTACGCAAGCCGGAATTCATGACGACATGGCTCGTGCGAATTCTGATCCGGGTATGCTCCGATGAGCTGGCGCGCCGCAAGCGGATGGACGCGACAGGCAGCATTCATGAGCAGCTGGAGCAGGACGGCGCCTCGGGATGGCCGGACGAAGCCTCCGAGGTGGACAGCAGGCTCGATATGGATGAAGCGGTGAGAAGGCTGGATCAGCCATACCGCGACGTCATCGTCCTGAAGTACCGGGAGGATATGACGCTGACGGAAATCGCCGGCATTCTGGGCAAGCCGGACGGAACCGTCAAAACTTGGCTTCACAAAGCTCTGAAGATGCTGCGTGCGGCGCTCGCCGCAGCGGAGAAAGGAAAGGAGGAAACGTCAAATGGCTCATGA
- a CDS encoding DUF4179 domain-containing protein encodes MENGLSRPGEFTVPIPGSPEDDRLRAAIRDGLDRGKSRSVPRRRKRWSLGAASLLLALVLVTAGAAKVSPAIARALQQIPSLSGFLKLIGEDSALRSAIDMDLLQPVGKTVENKGIRLTVDALIADDRRLVIFYTTNMTAGWEKSVKIKILDENGTELKGSIRTNHSAMGKTAYQPRGPQDYVDVLLQQGETMPDRVTLKAELDGTMLETDLDIDTGRSEGMAKTYELNKTLSIEGQKLTIVRARQTPLQMEITLRKDSANTKEIKGFLNLRLIDGTGKQWIDNTGFLGNEIMSLAFQNSYFDSPGKLTLLADGFYMFDKGQKVVVDTEKKQVLQAPDSRLKIGGSSSIQDNRSDYQVMALELTALDPNDRHYIGYNMLSNTFTDGQGAVHKIAYPDRFQASESETSKDAVTLFYPLPNGSFPQPLTFDVEDYPGYAKMPVEVELMPKQK; translated from the coding sequence TTGGAGAATGGACTGTCGAGACCGGGAGAATTCACCGTCCCGATACCAGGTTCCCCGGAGGACGACAGGCTCCGCGCAGCCATCCGCGACGGCCTCGACCGAGGCAAGAGCCGTTCGGTTCCCCGCCGGCGCAAGCGGTGGTCGCTCGGCGCCGCCTCGCTGCTGCTTGCTCTCGTGCTGGTGACGGCCGGAGCCGCCAAGGTTTCCCCTGCTATTGCCCGCGCCTTGCAGCAGATTCCCAGTCTCAGCGGCTTCCTGAAGCTGATCGGCGAGGACTCCGCCCTGCGCAGCGCCATCGACATGGACCTTCTCCAGCCCGTCGGCAAGACGGTGGAGAATAAGGGAATACGGCTCACGGTGGATGCCCTTATCGCCGATGACCGGCGTCTGGTCATTTTTTACACCACCAATATGACGGCGGGCTGGGAAAAGAGCGTCAAGATCAAAATCCTGGACGAGAACGGAACAGAGCTTAAGGGAAGCATCCGAACGAACCATTCCGCAATGGGGAAAACGGCTTACCAGCCGAGAGGGCCCCAGGACTACGTGGACGTCCTGCTGCAGCAGGGCGAGACGATGCCGGATCGGGTCACGCTCAAGGCCGAACTGGACGGGACCATGCTGGAAACCGATCTCGACATCGACACCGGCCGGTCCGAAGGCATGGCGAAAACCTACGAGCTGAACAAGACCCTGTCCATCGAGGGGCAGAAGCTCACGATCGTCCGGGCTCGGCAAACTCCGCTGCAGATGGAGATTACGCTGCGCAAGGATTCCGCCAATACCAAGGAGATCAAAGGCTTCCTCAACCTGCGGTTGATCGACGGAACCGGCAAGCAATGGATCGATAATACCGGATTCCTCGGAAATGAAATCATGTCCCTGGCGTTCCAGAACAGCTATTTCGACTCTCCCGGCAAACTCACTCTGCTCGCAGACGGGTTTTATATGTTCGATAAAGGACAGAAAGTGGTTGTCGATACGGAAAAAAAACAAGTGCTTCAAGCTCCGGATTCCAGGCTGAAAATAGGCGGGAGCAGCTCCATTCAAGATAACCGATCCGATTATCAAGTCATGGCTCTGGAATTGACCGCCTTGGATCCGAACGATCGCCACTACATCGGCTACAATATGCTCTCCAATACGTTTACCGATGGCCAAGGCGCCGTCCATAAAATTGCTTACCCGGACCGTTTCCAGGCAAGCGAATCGGAAACGAGCAAAGATGCCGTGACTCTGTTCTACCCGCTTCCAAATGGGAGCTTTCCTCAGCCGCTCACCTTCGATGTCGAGGATTACCCCGGCTATGCCAAGATGCCCGTCGAAGTGGAGCTGATGCCGAAACAAAAGTAA